A part of Cervus elaphus chromosome 11, mCerEla1.1, whole genome shotgun sequence genomic DNA contains:
- the C11H9orf50 gene encoding uncharacterized protein C9orf50 homolog: protein MTRRRPSFWAQQVAPEGLPGGGDRRRRDPRLPRLLPPELRAASGTRVFGGLRASESGAEWWQAPACESLYSDPGLGFRRSRSRLPVLPTVAQRPARSRTGLRSLLLPPLLLAGEPPESAPACPELGEREDPRRGSAKETSDSLGSLLGEVLPGRFRQFLRQSRAESAERLLPPTPSASQHQRHPTSEFNGSPPWCSSSPFLPDLGGRSSYLKNSLKKILLHQTPVLGPLSRDYPQFTTVKANQPQAPHAPKLKAVLTHSSSGEGPGRRRRCCPFRVRFADETLRDTALRYWERSCAARQGIFENRTAKPRSTASDRVFGSVGRWLESLPKALYSRAKEETVASPFSWDFPALSTLEPKGHLSEDTSMNSSLPLIPRATTQRQRGDLKTFLEQVGKSPCSWSQKLESFLPSVVLHTVLKRGCPKGYQLLLPSASRRTQR from the exons ATGACCCGGCGTCGCCCCAGCTTCTGGGCCCAGCAGGTGGCGCCCGAGGGGCTCCCCGGCGGTGGCGATCGCCGGCGCAGAGACCCGCGGCTGCCCAGGCTGCTGCCGCCCGAGCTCCGAGCAGCCTCGGGCACGAGGGTCTTCGGGGGCTTGAGGGCCTCGGAGAGCGGCGCCGAGTGGTGGCAGGCCCCCGCGTGTGAGTCCTTGTATTCCGATCCCGGGCTGGGCTTCAGGCGCTCCCGGTCCCGCCTGCCGGTCCTGCCCACCGTGGCCCAGCGGCCGGCAAGGAGCCGGACAGGGCTGAGGTCGCTGCTGCTGCCGCCCCTGCTCTTGGCCGGCGAGCCCCCCGAATCGGCGCCCGCATGCCCCGAGCTCGGAGAGCGCGAGGACCCTCGCAGGGGCTCGGCCAAGGAGACCTCCGATTCCTTGGGCTCCCTCCTAGGAGAAGTTCTCCCGGGCCGGTTCCGGCAGTTCCTGCGACAGTCCAGGGCTGAGTCTGCGGAACGGCTCCTCCCACCGA cacCCTCAGCATCTCAACATCAAAGGCATCCTACGTCAGAGTTCAACGGAAGTCCTCCTTGGTGTTCCAGCTCCCCCTTCCTCCCAGACCTTGG GGGCCGGTCATCCTACCTCAAGAATAGCCTTAAGAAGATTTTACTTCATCAGACACCTGTCCTGGGGCCCTTGAGTAGAGATTACCCGCAGTTCACCACGGTCAAGGCCAATCA GCCCCAGGCTCCCCATGCCCCCAAGCTCAAGGCTGTGCTCACCCACAGCTCCTCGGGGGAAGGCCCAGGGCGCCGCAGGCGATGCTGCCCTTTCCGAGTGAGATTCGCTGACGAGACACTGCGGGACACAGCGCTCCGTTACTGGGAACGCAGCTGTGCCG CCCGGCAGGGCATCTTCGAGAACAGGACAGCCAAGCCCCGGTCAACAGCATCAGATCGGGTGTTCGGGAGTGTCGGGAGATGGCTGGAGAGCTTGCCCAAAGCCCTGTACTCAAGGGCCAAGGAGGAGACTGTGGCCAGCCCCTtcagctgggacttccctgcccT GTCTACCCTGGAGCCGAAAGGCCACCTCTCTGAGGACACTTCCATGAACAGCAGCCTGCCCTTAATCCCCAGGGCCACCACCCAGAGGCAGCGGGGGGACCTCAAAACCTTTCTGGAGCAGGTGGGCAAATCGCCCTGTTCCTGGAGCCAGAAGCTG GAGTCCTTCCTGCCCAGCGTGGTGCTGCACACGGTCCTGAAACGAGGCTGCCCCAAGGGGTACCAGCTCCTCCTGCCGTCAGCATCACGTCGCACCCAGAGGTGA
- the ASB6 gene encoding ankyrin repeat and SOCS box protein 6 isoform X2, which yields MAELGLARAAAVLLRNGANLNFEDPVTYYTALHIAVLRNQPDMVELLVRHGADVNRRDRIHESSPLDLASEEPERLPCLQRLLDLGADVNAADKHGKTALLHALASSDGVQIHNTENIRLLLEGGADVKATTKDGDTVFTCIIFLLGETVGGDKEEAQLINRFCFQVTQLLLAHGADPSECPAHESLTHICLKSFKLHFPLLRFLLESGAAYNCSLHGASCWSGFHIIFERLCSHPGCAEDESHADLLRKAETVLDLMVTNSQKLQLPENFDIHPVGSLADKIQALHVSLRQLESYPPPLKHLCRVCIRLYLQPWPVDAKVKALPLPDRLKWYLLSEHSGAVEDDI from the exons ACCCGGTCACCTACTACACGGCGCTGCACATCGCCGTCCTACGGAACCAGCCGGACATGGTGGAGCTGCTGGTGCGCCACGGGGCCGACGTCAACCGCAGGGACCGG ATCCACGAGAGCAGCCCCCTGGACCTGGCCAGCGAGGAGCCAGAGCGCCTGCCCTGCCTGCAACGCCTCCTGGACCTCGGAGCAGATGTCAATGCGGCCGACAAGCATG GTAAGACAGCCCTGCTTCATGCTCTGGCCAGCAGTGATGGGGTGCAGATCCACAACACCGAGAACATCCGGCTCCTGCTGGAAGGAG GGGCGGATGTCAAGGCCACTACCAAAGACGGAGACACGGTGTTCACCTGCATCATCTTCCTGCTGGGCGAGACAGTGGGAGGCGACAAAGAGGAGGCCCAGCTGATCAACCGCTTCTGCTTCCAAGTCACGCAGCTGCTGCTGGCCCACGGTGCCGACCCCAGCGAGTGCCCGGCCCACGAGTCCCTCACGCACATTTGCCTCAAAAGCTTCAAGCTGCACTTCCCCCTGCTGCGCTTCCTGCTGGAGTCGGGAGCCGCCTACAACTGCTCCCTGCACGGCGCGTCCTGCTGGTCCGGCTTCCACATCATCTTCGAGAGGCTCTGCTCCCACCCAGGCTGTGCGGAGGACGAGAGCCACGCGGACCTGCTGCGCAAGGCGGAGACCGTGCTGGATCTCATGGTGACTAACTCCCAGAAGCTCCAGCTGCCCGAAAACTTTGACATCCACCCCGTGGGCAGCCTGGCGGACAAGATCCAGGCCCTGCACGTCTCCCTGAGGCAGCTGGAGAGCTACCCCCCGCCCCTCAAACACCTATGCCGCGTGTGCATCCGCCTCTACCTTCAGCCGTGGCCCGTGGACGCCAAGGTCAAGGCCCTACCTCTGCCGGACAGGCTCAAGTGGTACCTCCTCAGCGAGCACAGCGGCGCCGTCGAGGATGACATCTGA
- the NTMT1 gene encoding N-terminal Xaa-Pro-Lys N-methyltransferase 1 isoform X2, which translates to MTSEVIEDEKQFYSKAKTYWKEVPATVDGMLGGYGHISSIDINSSRKFLQRFLREGPNKTGTSYALDCGAGIGRITKRLLLPLFGVVDMVDVTEDFLVKAKTYLGEEGKRVRNFFCCGLQDFSPEPQSYDVIWIQWVIGHLTDQHLAEFLRRCKRGLRPNGIIVIKDNMAQEGVILDDVDSSVCRDLDVVHSIVRSAGLSLLAQERQENLPDEIYHVYSLALR; encoded by the exons ATGACGAGCGAGGTGATCGAGGACGAGAAGCAgttctactccaaggccaagacGTACTGGAAGGAGGTCCCGGCCACCGTGGACGGCATGCTCGGGGGGTATGGCCACATCTCCAGCATCGACATCAACAGCTCCCGGAAGTTCCTGCAGAGGTTTCTGAGG GAAGGCCCAAACAAGACAGGGACCTCGTACGCCCTGGACTGCGGAGCCGGCATTGGGAGGATCACCAAGCGGCTGCTCTTGCCTCTCTTCGGAGTGGTGGACATGGTGGACGTGACAGAGGACTTCCTGGTCAAGGCCAAGACCTACCTGGGCGAGGAGGGCAAGCGAGTGAGGAACTTCTTTTGCTGCGGCCTCCAGGACTTCAGCCCCGAGCCACAGTCGTACGATGTGATCTGGATCCAGTGGGTGATAG GCCACCTGACCGATCAGCACCTGGCCGAGTTCCTGCGGCGCTGCAAGCGGGGCCTGCGTCCCAACGGCATCATCGTCATCAAGGACAACATGGCCCAGGAGGGTGTCATCCTGGACGACGTGGACAGCAGTGTGTGCCGCGACCTGGACGTGGTGCACAGCATCGTCCGCAGCGCGGGCCTCAGCCTCCTGGCGCAGGAGCGGCAGGAGAACCTCCCGGACGAGATCTACCACGTCTACagcctcgccctgagatga
- the NTMT1 gene encoding N-terminal Xaa-Pro-Lys N-methyltransferase 1 isoform X1: protein MQESGGTALRGEPLPLSLVPEQRRAAESMTSEVIEDEKQFYSKAKTYWKEVPATVDGMLGGYGHISSIDINSSRKFLQRFLREGPNKTGTSYALDCGAGIGRITKRLLLPLFGVVDMVDVTEDFLVKAKTYLGEEGKRVRNFFCCGLQDFSPEPQSYDVIWIQWVIGHLTDQHLAEFLRRCKRGLRPNGIIVIKDNMAQEGVILDDVDSSVCRDLDVVHSIVRSAGLSLLAQERQENLPDEIYHVYSLALR from the exons ATGCAAGAGTCAGGAGGCACTGCCCTCCGAGGG gAGCCGCTGCCGCTGAGTTTGGTGCCTGAGCAGAGACGTGCTGCTGAGAGCATGACGAGCGAGGTGATCGAGGACGAGAAGCAgttctactccaaggccaagacGTACTGGAAGGAGGTCCCGGCCACCGTGGACGGCATGCTCGGGGGGTATGGCCACATCTCCAGCATCGACATCAACAGCTCCCGGAAGTTCCTGCAGAGGTTTCTGAGG GAAGGCCCAAACAAGACAGGGACCTCGTACGCCCTGGACTGCGGAGCCGGCATTGGGAGGATCACCAAGCGGCTGCTCTTGCCTCTCTTCGGAGTGGTGGACATGGTGGACGTGACAGAGGACTTCCTGGTCAAGGCCAAGACCTACCTGGGCGAGGAGGGCAAGCGAGTGAGGAACTTCTTTTGCTGCGGCCTCCAGGACTTCAGCCCCGAGCCACAGTCGTACGATGTGATCTGGATCCAGTGGGTGATAG GCCACCTGACCGATCAGCACCTGGCCGAGTTCCTGCGGCGCTGCAAGCGGGGCCTGCGTCCCAACGGCATCATCGTCATCAAGGACAACATGGCCCAGGAGGGTGTCATCCTGGACGACGTGGACAGCAGTGTGTGCCGCGACCTGGACGTGGTGCACAGCATCGTCCGCAGCGCGGGCCTCAGCCTCCTGGCGCAGGAGCGGCAGGAGAACCTCCCGGACGAGATCTACCACGTCTACagcctcgccctgagatga